A single Brassica rapa cultivar Chiifu-401-42 chromosome A04, CAAS_Brap_v3.01, whole genome shotgun sequence DNA region contains:
- the LOC103865242 gene encoding cellulose synthase-like protein D1 has product MASSPPKKTLNSQSSSISRPPQAVKFGRRTSSGRSVSLSRDDDMDVPGDSSSHTDYINYTVHMPPTPDNQPAGSTSDAANRGGPRNKMERRLSVMKSNNKSMLLRSQTGDFDHNRWLFESKGKYGIGNAFWSEEDDNYDGGVNMSDFLDKPWKPLTRKVQIPAKVLSPYRLLIVCRLVVLFFFLWWRIANPNEDAMWLWGLSIVCELWFAFSWILDILPKLNPINRATDLDALHDKFEQPSPSNPTGRSDLPGVDVFVSTADPDKEPPLVTANTLLSILAVDYPIEKLSAYISDDGGAILTFEAMAEAVRFAEYWVPFCRKHDIEPRNPDSYFSLKKDPTKNKKKHDFVKDRRWVKREYDEFKVRINGLPEQIKKRAEQFNMREELKERRIAKEKNGGVLPPDGVEVVKATWMADGTHWPGTWFEPKPDHSKGDHAGILQIMSKVPELEPVMGGPNEGALDFTGIDIRVPMFAYVSREKRPGFDHNKKAGAMNGMVRASAILSNGAFILNLDCDHYIYNSKAIKEGMCFMMDRGGDRICYIQFPQRFEGIDPSDRYANHNTVFFDGNMRALDGLQGPVYVGTGCMFRRYALYGFNPPRANEYSGVFGQDKAPAMYGRTQSGASQNSQASDIESDTQPLTDDPDLGLPKKFGNSTVFTDTIPVAEYQGRPLADHMSVKNGRPPGALLLPRPPLDAPTVAEAIAVISCWYEDNTEWGDRIGWIYGSVTEDVVTGYRMHNRGWRSVYCITKRDAFRGTAPINLTDRLHQVLRWATGSVEIFFSKNNAIFATRRLKFLQRVAYLNVGIYPFTSIFLVVYCFLPALCLFSGKFIVQSLDIHFLSYLLCITITLTLISLLEVKWSGIGLEEWWRNEQFWLIGGTSAHLAAVVQGFLKVIAGIEISFTLTSKSAGEDEDDVFADLYIVKWTGLFIMPLTIIVVNLVAIVIGASRTIYSVIPQWNKLLGGTFFSMWVLTHMYPFAKGLMGRRGKVPTIVYVWSGLVSITVSLLWITISPPDDVTGGGGISV; this is encoded by the exons ATGGCTTCAAGTCCACCCAAAAAGACTTTAAACTCACAATCCTCGTCCATAAGCCGGCCTCCACAGGCCGTCAAGTTTGGTCGCCGGACGTCCAGTGGCCGCAGTGTGAGCCTCTCCCGCGATGATGACATGGATGTCCCTGGAGACTCCTCCAGCCACACCGATTACATCAACTACACCGTCCACATGCCTCCAACACCGGACAACCAACCCGCTGGCTCCACCTCTGATGCAGCAAACCGCGGTGGACCCCGGAACAAGATGGAGAGGAGATTATCCGTCATGAAATCGAATAACAAGTCAATGTTGTTGAGGAGCCAAACGGGAGACTTTGATCATAACAGGTGGTTGTTTGAATCTAAAGGGAAGTACGGAATAGGAAACGCGTTCTGGTCGGAAGAGGATGATAACTACGACGGTGGTGTTAACATGTCGGATTTTTTAGACAAACCATGGAAGCCTCTCACCAGAAAAGTTCAGATTCCAGCCAAAGTTCTTAGTCCTTACAG GTTATTAATAGTATGTCGTCTTGTGgtactcttcttcttcctctggtGGCGTATTGCGAACCCCAACGAGGATGCAATGTGGCTATGGGGACTATCTATAGTTTGCGAGCTTTGGTTCGCTTTCTCTTGGATTCTTGACATTCTTCCAAAGCTAAACCCTATAAACAGAGCTACAGATCTCGATGCCTTGCATGACAAGTTTGAGCAGCCTTCTCCTTCAAACCCTACTGGTCGCTCTGATCTTCCCGGTGTTGATGTGTTTGTTTCCACTGCTGACCCGGATAAAGAACCTCCTTTAGTTACCGCGAACACCCTTCTTTCGATCCTCGCTGTAGATTACCCAATCGAGAAGCTTTCAGCTTACATTTCAGACGATGGTGGTGCAATTCTCACCTTTGAAGCCATGGCTGAAGCTGTTCGCTTTGCTGAG TATTGGGTGCCATTTTGTAGAAAACATGACATAGAGCCTAGAAACCCGGATAGTTACTTCAGCCTCAAGAAAGACCCGACAAAGAACAAGAAAAAGCACGATTTTGTGAAAGATCGTCGTTGGGTCAAGCGTGAGTATGATGAGTTCAAGGTTAGGATCAATGGTCTTCCAGAACAAATCAAGAAAAGAGCTGAGCAATTCAACATGAGGGAAGAGCTTAAGGAAAGGCGTATTGCCAAAGAAAAAAATGGCGGTGTACTGCCACCTGATGGAGTTGAGGTTGTAAAAGCAACATGGATGGCTGATGGTACACATTGGCCAGGGACTTGGTTTGAACCTAAACCTGATCATTCGAAAGGAGACCATGCCGGAATCCTACAG ATTATGAGTAAAGTGCCTGAGCTTGAACCGGTGATGGGTGGACCGAATGAGGGTGCATTGGACTTCACTGGGATCGATATCCGAGTACCGATGTTTGCTTATGTATCACGTGAGAAACGTCCAGGTTTTGACCATAACAAGAAAGCAGGTGCAATGAATGGTATGGTTAGAGCTTCAGCCATATTATCTAATGGTGCCTTCATCCTCAATTTGGATTGTGATCACTACATCTACAACTCCAAAGCTATTAAAGAAGGAATGTGTTTCATGATGGACCGAGGTGGTGATAGAATATGTTACATTCAGTTTCCACAAAGGTTCGAAGGAATTGACCCATCTGATCGGTATGCAAATCACAATACTGTCTTCTTTGACG GTAACATGAGAGCATTAGATGGTTTACAAGGACCCGTCTATGTCGGAACAGGGTGTATGTTCCGAAGGTATGCTCTCTATGGATTCAACCCACCTCGAGCAAACGAGTACTCAGGCGTGTTTGGTCAAGATAAAGCCCCTGCTATGTATGGCCGGACTCAGTCCGGGGCGTCCCAAAATTCCCAAGCATCTGACATAGAGTCCGATACACAGCCTCTTACCGATGATCCAGATCTTGGTCTGCCCAAAAAGTTTGGTAACTCGACCGTGTTCACAGACACTATCCCAGTTGCAGAGTACCAAGGACGGCCTCTAGCAGATCACATGTCAGTTAAAAACGGAAGACCGCCCGGTGCTTTGCTCCTGCCTCGACCTCCCCTTGATGCTCCAACCGTAGCTGAAGCCATTGCTGTCATTTCCTGCTG GTATGAAGACAATACAGAATGGGGAGATAGAATCGGATGGATCTACGGGTCGGTCACTGAAGACGTGGTGACGGGCTATCGTATGCACAACCGTGGTTGGCGGTCGGTTTACTGCATCACAAAACGTGACGCTTTCCGTGGCACAGCTCCAATAAATCTCACTGACCGTCTCCACCAAGTCCTCCGTTGGGCCACTGGCTCAGTAGAGATCTTCTTCTCCAAGAACAACGCGATTTTCGCCACCAGACGGCTCAAGTTTCTCCAGCGAGTCGCCTACCTCAACGTCGGTATATACCCTTTCACCTCCATCTTCTTGGTCGTCTACTGCTTCCTCCCGGCTCTCTGTCTCTTCTCCGGCAAATTCATCGTCCAGAGCCTCGACATTCACTTCCTCTCCTACCTCCTATGCATCACCATCACCTTAACTCTAATCTCCCTCCTCGAGGTCAAATGGTCAGGTATTGGACTCGAAGAATGGTGGAGGAACGAACAGTTTTGGCTCATAGGAGGCACGAGCGCTCATCTGGCAGCAGTTGTTCAAGGGTTTCTCAAAGTGATAGCTGGAATCGAAATCTCTTTCACATTGACATCTAAGTCCGCAGGAGAAGACGAAGACGACGTCTTTGCGGATCTTTACATTGTGAAGTGGACGGGGTTGTTCATCATGCCTCTAACGATCATTGTAGTGAACCTCGTTGCGATTGTGATAGGTGCTTCGAGGACGATATATAGTGTGATTCCGCAGTGGAACAAGTTGCTAGGAGGGACGTTCTTTAGCATGTGGGTATTGACTCATATGTATCCGTTTGCTAAAGGGTTGATGGGTCGGAGAGGAAAGGTTCCGACCATTGTTTATGTTTGGTCGGGGCTTGTCTCGATTACTGTCTCGCTGCTTTGGATCACGATCAGTCCTCCAGATGATGTTACAGGCGGTGGAGGAATATCAGTGTaa
- the LOC103865243 gene encoding vesicle-associated membrane protein 722 isoform X1 — protein MAQQSLIYSFVARGTVILVDFTDFKGNFTSIAAQCLQKLPSSNNKVIYNCDGHTFNYLVENGFTYCVVAVDSAGREIPMAFLERVKEDFNTRYGGGKAATAQPNSLNKEFGSKLKEHMQYCMDHPDEISKLAKVKAQVSEVRGVLIENIDKLYDRGVKIEILVEKTADLRSQADVYRTQGDQIKKKMWFQNMKIKLIFLAIIIALILIIILSVCGGFNC, from the exons ATGGCGCAACAATCGTTGATCTATAGCTTCGTCGCTAGAGGCACTGTGATCCTCGTGGACTTCACTGATTTCAAAGGCAACTTCACGTCCATCGCTGCACAGTGCCTCCAAAAGCTTCCTTCCTCAAACAACAAGGTCATCTACAACTGCGATGGTCATACCTTCAATTACCTCGTCGAAAATGGTTTCA CTTACTGTGTTGTTGCAGTTGATTCTGCTGGGAGGGAGATTCCTATGGCCTTCTTGGAACGAGTTAAGGAAGATTTCAACACGAGATACGGTGGTGGAAAGGCTGCAACTGCTCAACCAAACAGCTTGAATAAAGAATTTGG GTCGAAACTGAAAGAGCACATGCAGTACTGCATGGATCATCCTGATGAGATTAGCAAGCTTGCTAAGGTGAAAGCTCAAGTGTCTGAAGTTAGAGGTGTCTTGATAGAAAACATTGACAAG CTTTATGACCGTGGtgtgaaaattgaaattttgGTGGAAAAAACCGCAGACCTTCGTTCACAG GCGGACGTTTACAGAACACAAGgagatcaaattaaaaaaaagatgtgGTTTCAGAACATGAAGATTAAACTCATTTTCCTTGCAATCATCATTGCCTTgatcctcatcatcatcctctcAGTTTGTGGTGGCTTCAACTGTTGA
- the LOC103865243 gene encoding vesicle-associated membrane protein 722 isoform X2 — protein MAFLERVKEDFNTRYGGGKAATAQPNSLNKEFGSKLKEHMQYCMDHPDEISKLAKVKAQVSEVRGVLIENIDKLYDRGVKIEILVEKTADLRSQADVYRTQGDQIKKKMWFQNMKIKLIFLAIIIALILIIILSVCGGFNC, from the exons ATGGCCTTCTTGGAACGAGTTAAGGAAGATTTCAACACGAGATACGGTGGTGGAAAGGCTGCAACTGCTCAACCAAACAGCTTGAATAAAGAATTTGG GTCGAAACTGAAAGAGCACATGCAGTACTGCATGGATCATCCTGATGAGATTAGCAAGCTTGCTAAGGTGAAAGCTCAAGTGTCTGAAGTTAGAGGTGTCTTGATAGAAAACATTGACAAG CTTTATGACCGTGGtgtgaaaattgaaattttgGTGGAAAAAACCGCAGACCTTCGTTCACAG GCGGACGTTTACAGAACACAAGgagatcaaattaaaaaaaagatgtgGTTTCAGAACATGAAGATTAAACTCATTTTCCTTGCAATCATCATTGCCTTgatcctcatcatcatcctctcAGTTTGTGGTGGCTTCAACTGTTGA